In Paenibacillus sp. FSL R7-0345, a single window of DNA contains:
- a CDS encoding spore germination protein — translation MRSNDQKSNRDKEQNAVSGPLGADSSLNASIITRILGESSDLTVRSLGVGRTQGEKDITDCQIRLVYLDGMVDNQTLQESIIPAIQNIGLVPLETDLIELFSREILPVGQVSTVDNFPHAVRTVLTGCLLLMIDGYVQGLSLSIQGYEKRSIEEPKTQAVIRGPQEAFTEDLRTNTTMIRRKMKNERLRIETHTAGQMTQTDISVMYIDGIAEQQLLDQVWKLIDHLTLKTVLEGEYIEEYLQSNKGTIFPTVLNTERPDTVTAGLSEGRIALFVDGSPFAIVLPSMFLDFIQSAEDSYQPYLFASFIRILRMVAGGISLIAPAIYIAITTFHQDLLPTQLLLSLMFQREGVPFPAFVEAILMEITFEIIREAGIRMPRNIGQAVSIVGTIVVGQAAVDAGFVSAAMVIVVAITGISSFVIPAYNMSIAFRLVRFLFMGVAASFGIFGLTICFCALAVHLCSLDSMGIPYMRPYAPYLKNEQVDGLIRAPYWLRNKLKKTKGRQSA, via the coding sequence ATGAGAAGCAATGATCAGAAAAGCAACCGGGATAAGGAGCAGAACGCAGTGAGCGGTCCGCTGGGAGCGGATTCATCGCTGAACGCTTCCATCATCACCCGTATCCTGGGGGAGAGTTCCGATCTGACGGTCCGCTCACTTGGGGTAGGACGAACACAGGGGGAAAAGGACATTACGGACTGTCAGATCCGGCTGGTTTATCTGGACGGGATGGTGGATAATCAGACGCTGCAGGAAAGTATCATTCCGGCTATCCAGAATATCGGACTGGTTCCTTTGGAAACCGATCTGATTGAGCTGTTCTCCAGGGAAATTCTGCCGGTGGGTCAGGTGAGCACGGTAGATAATTTCCCGCATGCGGTACGAACTGTCCTCACAGGCTGCCTGCTGCTGATGATTGACGGGTATGTGCAGGGGTTATCCCTATCCATACAAGGCTATGAAAAACGCAGTATTGAGGAACCCAAAACCCAGGCGGTTATTAGAGGACCCCAGGAGGCATTCACCGAGGATCTGCGCACCAATACTACGATGATCCGTCGTAAAATGAAGAACGAACGGCTGCGTATTGAAACACATACCGCCGGGCAGATGACGCAGACTGATATTTCCGTGATGTACATCGACGGTATTGCGGAGCAGCAATTATTGGATCAGGTCTGGAAGCTGATTGATCATTTGACATTAAAGACGGTACTGGAGGGGGAGTATATCGAAGAATATCTGCAGAGTAATAAAGGGACTATTTTCCCTACTGTGCTGAACACAGAACGGCCGGATACGGTGACCGCAGGCCTTTCAGAGGGACGGATTGCCCTGTTTGTCGACGGCTCCCCCTTTGCAATTGTTTTGCCCTCTATGTTTCTGGACTTTATTCAATCTGCTGAAGACAGCTACCAGCCTTATCTGTTCGCCAGCTTTATCCGGATATTGCGTATGGTTGCGGGCGGGATCAGCCTTATAGCTCCGGCTATCTATATCGCAATCACTACCTTCCATCAGGACCTGCTGCCCACTCAATTGCTGCTTAGCCTGATGTTCCAGCGCGAGGGTGTCCCGTTTCCGGCATTCGTAGAGGCGATCCTGATGGAAATCACTTTTGAAATTATCCGGGAAGCGGGCATCCGGATGCCGCGTAATATCGGACAGGCTGTCTCTATTGTAGGAACCATCGTAGTAGGACAAGCGGCTGTGGATGCCGGATTTGTATCGGCAGCAATGGTCATTGTGGTTGCCATTACCGGCATTTCAAGCTTTGTCATTCCCGCATATAATATGTCGATTGCCTTCCGGCTGGTGCGCTTTCTATTTATGGGGGTAGCGGCCTCTTTCGGTATTTTTGGACTGACCATTTGCTTTTGTGCGCTGGCGGTGCATCTGTGCAGTCTTGATTCCATGGGTATTCCTTATATGCGGCCTTACGCGCCTTACTTGAAGAATGAACAGGTTGACGGTCTAATCAGGGCGCCTTACTGGCTTCGCAACAAGCTCAAAAAAACCAAGGGCAGACAATCGGCATGA
- a CDS encoding Ger(x)C family spore germination protein, translating to MKRTVLVVWTAVLMTLVLSGCWSRKELNELAVSIGLGIDQTENGYLVTTQIVAPRQAASGAGGANGPPALVMATEESTVIEALRKLTTKLPRKIYLSHLSILLIDESIAREGVLDSLDFLFRDHEVRPNFNVVIVRNGTAHDALSILTPLEQMPARDMFDSLNESEKVWAPTAAVRLLDLMKWFNTEGQQAVLTGLKVVGDIEKGMSKDNISVLDSPAKFEYSGIGVMKDDVLLGWLNESDSKAYNYVTGKVKSTVGKVDCPNQKGKFVMELINSRTKIIPGLKAGGPSATVEVSIEANIAEVECKLDLNDRKVLKEVGELAGRKTRELIEHGIKEVQTRYASDIFGFGQKFHHKYPKQWRVWKEDWDRMFSRMEVEVVVNYEIKGRGRIVNPIQKGILE from the coding sequence ATGAAAAGAACTGTGCTGGTTGTATGGACAGCCGTACTGATGACACTGGTGCTGTCCGGCTGCTGGAGCCGCAAAGAGTTGAATGAGCTGGCGGTGTCAATCGGTCTGGGCATCGACCAGACGGAGAACGGGTACCTCGTCACCACGCAGATTGTTGCTCCCCGCCAGGCCGCTTCGGGTGCGGGCGGAGCAAACGGCCCGCCCGCCCTGGTTATGGCTACTGAGGAGAGTACAGTGATTGAGGCGCTGCGCAAGCTGACCACTAAGCTGCCGCGTAAAATATATCTTTCCCATTTAAGCATTCTGCTGATTGATGAGTCCATTGCCAGAGAGGGGGTGCTGGATTCACTTGATTTTCTGTTCCGGGATCATGAGGTGCGGCCCAACTTCAATGTGGTTATCGTCCGCAACGGCACTGCACATGATGCCTTGTCAATACTGACCCCGCTGGAGCAAATGCCTGCCCGGGACATGTTTGATTCCCTGAATGAATCGGAAAAGGTATGGGCGCCGACAGCGGCGGTCCGGCTGCTTGATCTGATGAAGTGGTTTAATACAGAAGGGCAGCAGGCGGTATTGACTGGTCTTAAGGTCGTGGGGGACATAGAAAAGGGGATGAGCAAAGACAATATCTCCGTTCTGGACAGCCCTGCTAAATTTGAATATTCAGGCATAGGGGTCATGAAAGATGATGTCCTGCTGGGCTGGCTGAATGAGAGTGACAGCAAGGCTTATAACTATGTAACAGGAAAAGTCAAATCAACGGTAGGCAAAGTAGATTGTCCGAATCAAAAAGGGAAGTTTGTTATGGAGCTGATCAATTCCCGCACCAAAATCATTCCCGGACTGAAAGCGGGCGGACCCTCGGCAACCGTTGAGGTTTCCATTGAAGCCAATATCGCTGAAGTGGAGTGTAAGCTGGATCTAAATGACCGCAAGGTGCTTAAAGAGGTAGGGGAGTTGGCCGGCAGGAAGACCAGGGAACTCATTGAGCATGGCATTAAGGAAGTGCAAACCCGTTATGCATCCGACATTTTCGGTTTCGGACAGAAATTTCATCATAAATACCCGAAGCAATGGAGGGTATGGAAAGAAGACTGGGACCGTATGTTCAGCAGGATGGAGGTTGAAGTCGTCGTTAACTATGAGATTAAGGGCCGGGGCAGAATTGTTAACCCGATCCAGAAAGGGATTTTGGAATGA
- a CDS encoding endospore germination permease: MALLLTLNYWGSALLGLPSSLIGVSGKDAWLSILLGVCLQILLIPLFTGIFKQMNGDTVGKYLNRTFGKGFGKALLALWLFFVPFHIFVLTMRSLGDFTSTDLYIETPPSAIYILILAAMMYCLFKGIKAVAKSAELTFPIAGFLLAVLLLSLLHGAEWDNFLPVKEDGIRPVLHGSVMFLAYPNSEIALSLFLASCIKNKKTYSKALWHSTWLTGLGLLLLTVMVIAVLGENLPQNIPYASQFAAKTVTVGGFYERIETAVTVIWFIVMFYRMIFTYYICTQGLAELFELKNHQRLLPPLALLSIPLAMLVWDNPSVIAEITAVWPTCVIFFNILLPLVWFITFRAKGRTKQ; encoded by the coding sequence TTGGCACTGTTGCTGACGTTAAATTACTGGGGAAGCGCCCTTTTGGGTCTCCCTTCTTCACTAATCGGTGTATCCGGAAAGGATGCATGGCTGTCCATATTGCTCGGGGTCTGTCTGCAAATACTTCTAATTCCGCTATTTACGGGGATTTTCAAGCAGATGAACGGAGATACGGTAGGCAAGTACTTAAACCGGACTTTCGGAAAAGGGTTCGGAAAAGCGCTGCTCGCTCTTTGGCTTTTCTTCGTGCCCTTTCACATCTTTGTGCTGACCATGCGCAGCCTGGGTGATTTTACAAGCACTGATCTCTATATTGAAACGCCGCCTTCTGCGATCTATATCCTTATTTTGGCAGCCATGATGTACTGCCTGTTTAAGGGGATTAAAGCTGTGGCCAAATCGGCCGAGCTGACCTTTCCCATTGCCGGCTTTCTGCTGGCGGTGCTGCTGCTGTCCCTGCTTCATGGTGCGGAGTGGGACAACTTCCTGCCTGTAAAGGAGGACGGAATCCGTCCTGTCCTGCATGGGTCAGTAATGTTTCTGGCTTATCCGAACAGTGAAATTGCGTTAAGCCTTTTTCTGGCATCTTGTATAAAAAATAAGAAGACCTACAGTAAAGCCCTTTGGCACAGCACCTGGCTGACTGGTCTGGGTCTGCTGCTGTTGACTGTTATGGTAATAGCCGTACTCGGTGAGAATCTGCCGCAGAATATCCCTTATGCCAGCCAGTTTGCAGCCAAGACCGTTACCGTAGGCGGTTTCTATGAACGGATTGAGACTGCAGTAACGGTGATCTGGTTCATCGTGATGTTCTACCGTATGATTTTTACCTACTACATATGTACACAGGGTCTTGCTGAATTATTTGAGCTCAAAAATCACCAGCGGCTGCTGCCCCCGTTAGCGCTTTTGAGCATCCCGTTGGCCATGCTGGTCTGGGATAATCCGTCTGTTATTGCAGAGATTACGGCCGTGTGGCCGACATGTGTTATTTTCTTTAACATCCTGCTGCCTTTAGTCTGGTTTATCACCTTTAGGGCCAAGGGGAGGACGAAGCAATGA
- a CDS encoding DsrE/DsrF/DrsH-like family protein: MSKKVLIVGGVAGGASAAARLRRLDEHADIILFEKGPYISFANCGLPYYIGGTIADRERLLVQTPKGMADRFRIDVRIQSEVISVDPVARTVQVQSGERGRYEESYDELILSPGARPIIPDLPGKDHPLIHTVRNIPDIDRIKELITSHNNQSSIVIGGGFIGVEMAENLKEAGLAVTLVEGNGQLLAPFDPELAAPIAREMEQHGINLLFSERVQGFHSLNQGIGVELAGGRMLTADLVILAIGVTPDTGFLRGSGIGLGERGHILVNEALETNLPHIYAAGDAIEVTDFIHGTRTAVPLAGPANKQGRIIADRIAGLDSVYKGTQGSSVIKVFGLTGAATGSNEKTLNRLGVSYQTVVVHPGSHASYYPGASPITLKLLYTPEGKILGAQAVGYDGVDKRIDAIATAIHFGGQVSDLAELELCYAPPYSSAKDPVNMAGYAAENNIAGRVQLYTYDQLHLREPEQTILLDVRSALEHQNGHIPGSLSIPVDELRARMHELDASKEIWVYCQVGLRGYTATQILRQHGYQVKNLSGGYKTYRESQYKPAPFSGPDGGSGTDHKNNGIASAEREPAFQIDNDLNVCGLSCPGPLMQVKQAMDQLAEGQTLRVQASDPGFYEDVKAWAAMSGSQLLQLDRGKGGTIEAIIAKKTPTPSPQSEVTSAAEPASTMVVFSGDLDKAIASFIIANGAAASGRKVTMFFTFWGLSILRKPQPPSVSKTMLGRMFDMMLPGSSRKLGLSRMNMLGAGPKLIRSIMSANNVASLEELIQSAAAQGVEMVACQMSMDVMGIRQEELMDGIKIGGVGYYLGEAASANHNLFI; this comes from the coding sequence ATGAGCAAGAAAGTATTGATTGTGGGCGGAGTTGCCGGAGGTGCCTCCGCCGCAGCCCGCCTGCGCCGGCTCGATGAGCATGCCGATATTATTCTTTTTGAGAAAGGCCCCTACATCTCGTTTGCCAATTGCGGCTTACCCTATTATATAGGTGGTACAATTGCAGACCGCGAACGCCTGCTGGTTCAAACCCCTAAAGGCATGGCAGACCGTTTCCGGATTGATGTGCGGATTCAGAGCGAAGTCATAAGCGTTGACCCTGTCGCACGTACGGTCCAAGTCCAGAGCGGGGAACGGGGACGATACGAAGAAAGCTATGATGAGCTGATCCTGTCACCGGGTGCCCGGCCCATCATTCCCGATCTGCCCGGAAAGGACCATCCGCTCATTCATACCGTCCGCAACATTCCGGATATTGACCGTATCAAAGAACTCATTACTTCTCATAACAACCAATCTTCTATTGTAATCGGCGGCGGATTCATCGGTGTTGAAATGGCCGAGAATCTAAAGGAAGCCGGATTAGCAGTGACGCTGGTTGAAGGAAACGGGCAGCTGCTGGCACCATTTGATCCGGAGCTGGCAGCACCCATTGCCCGGGAAATGGAACAGCATGGCATAAATCTGCTATTCTCAGAGCGTGTCCAGGGCTTCCATTCCCTCAATCAAGGTATTGGTGTAGAGCTTGCAGGCGGCCGTATGCTGACTGCAGATCTGGTCATTCTGGCGATTGGGGTTACTCCGGACACAGGTTTTCTGCGGGGCAGCGGAATCGGGCTTGGCGAACGCGGACATATCCTTGTAAATGAAGCACTGGAAACCAATCTTCCGCATATTTACGCTGCAGGCGATGCCATTGAGGTTACGGATTTCATTCATGGCACCAGAACTGCCGTTCCGCTTGCTGGCCCTGCCAACAAGCAAGGCCGGATCATTGCCGACCGGATTGCCGGACTCGATTCTGTCTATAAAGGAACCCAGGGCTCCTCTGTTATTAAGGTATTCGGACTTACCGGAGCAGCAACAGGCAGTAATGAGAAGACATTGAACCGTCTTGGCGTCAGCTATCAGACAGTCGTCGTACATCCAGGGTCACATGCCTCCTACTATCCCGGCGCAAGTCCGATAACCCTTAAACTGCTGTATACGCCGGAAGGTAAAATTCTTGGCGCACAGGCAGTCGGCTATGACGGGGTAGACAAGCGGATTGATGCTATTGCGACAGCCATTCACTTTGGCGGTCAGGTCAGCGATCTTGCCGAGCTTGAGCTGTGTTATGCCCCTCCTTACTCATCTGCCAAAGATCCGGTTAACATGGCCGGTTATGCAGCAGAAAATAATATAGCCGGCCGTGTGCAGCTGTATACGTATGACCAGCTTCATTTACGCGAGCCGGAGCAAACGATCCTGCTGGATGTACGCAGTGCTCTGGAGCATCAGAACGGGCACATCCCTGGTTCATTATCCATACCGGTAGATGAGCTCCGTGCGCGCATGCATGAGCTGGATGCCTCTAAAGAGATATGGGTCTATTGTCAGGTTGGCCTGCGCGGATATACAGCTACCCAAATTCTGCGGCAGCATGGTTATCAGGTAAAAAATCTCAGCGGCGGATATAAAACGTACCGGGAGTCGCAGTATAAGCCCGCTCCATTCTCCGGACCGGATGGCGGCAGCGGGACAGATCATAAGAACAACGGCATTGCTTCTGCTGAAAGAGAACCTGCTTTTCAGATAGACAACGATTTAAACGTATGCGGTTTAAGCTGTCCCGGCCCGTTAATGCAGGTCAAGCAGGCCATGGATCAGCTTGCTGAAGGCCAGACTCTCCGTGTACAGGCATCTGATCCGGGCTTCTATGAGGATGTGAAGGCATGGGCGGCCATGTCCGGCTCACAGCTTCTTCAGCTGGACCGGGGAAAGGGTGGAACTATTGAGGCGATAATTGCGAAGAAGACGCCGACCCCTTCCCCTCAATCAGAAGTTACTTCTGCTGCAGAGCCTGCAAGTACCATGGTTGTCTTCAGCGGTGATCTGGATAAAGCAATCGCCTCTTTTATCATAGCCAACGGAGCTGCTGCCAGCGGCCGTAAAGTAACGATGTTCTTCACCTTCTGGGGACTAAGTATATTACGCAAGCCTCAGCCCCCATCTGTTTCAAAAACCATGCTTGGCCGGATGTTTGACATGATGCTGCCGGGGAGCAGCCGCAAGCTGGGCTTATCTAGAATGAACATGCTCGGTGCAGGTCCGAAGCTGATCCGCAGCATCATGTCGGCCAACAATGTTGCCTCACTGGAAGAGCTCATTCAGAGCGCAGCTGCACAGGGAGTAGAAATGGTGGCCTGTCAAATGTCTATGGATGTTATGGGTATCCGGCAGGAGGAGCTGATGGACGGGATCAAAATCGGCGGAGTCGGTTACTATTTGGGTGAGGCGGCCTCAGCGAACCATAATCTGTTTATCTAA
- a CDS encoding metalloregulator ArsR/SmtB family transcription factor, translated as MNQSAFSNSDSRQFNELAELLKALSHPVRLCIVRGLMRKKKCNVSYMQECLDLPQSTVSQHLQKLRSAGIVETERNGLEVNYVLADQRIEQIIPILFGEEDCES; from the coding sequence ATGAATCAGTCCGCTTTTTCCAATAGTGATTCCAGGCAATTTAACGAACTGGCTGAATTATTAAAAGCTTTGTCTCACCCTGTCCGTCTGTGCATTGTACGCGGTCTGATGCGCAAGAAAAAATGCAATGTATCCTATATGCAGGAATGCCTGGATCTTCCGCAGTCGACAGTGTCCCAGCATCTGCAGAAGCTGCGCAGTGCAGGCATTGTAGAAACCGAGCGCAACGGCCTGGAAGTGAACTACGTGCTTGCTGATCAGCGGATCGAACAGATTATACCTATTTTATTCGGAGAGGAAGATTGTGAATCATGA
- a CDS encoding ROK family protein, which translates to MPNPSLYSIKKQIYNRIAYLGTVSKADLLEHFSITSSSMTRILEELLAQELILVSGLGTSTGGRKPILFQANPSYRYLLGLDISRISSSLGLFDLQLNCLSSVHWEMSPELSPERLIELVVKETAILLQKHHIQYEQLLGLGIGAVGPLDSKTGVILKPKYFLSDAWSSVPICRLFAERMQLPVKLDNGANTALLAEHWALRDEACKNMLYVHAGVNIRSSIMSGGQIIRGTADTEGAIGQMIIQTGGRRLGETGNYGALEAYVSLPSLEERIQSQLRIGRESSLPAVPPEHITFPALLEALERNDSFVREMFLETASYLGVGLANMINTLLPEYVIVGGALVNADPLVYETAVNVARKNIFDSPSYHPVFTPGILREESAMTGAALQLLQDLEI; encoded by the coding sequence ATGCCTAATCCTTCACTCTATTCTATTAAAAAGCAAATCTATAACCGGATCGCCTACCTGGGAACGGTCTCCAAAGCAGATCTACTCGAGCATTTCTCCATTACAAGCAGCAGCATGACCCGGATTCTCGAAGAGCTGCTGGCGCAGGAGCTGATCCTTGTTTCCGGACTGGGTACATCAACCGGCGGGCGTAAACCGATTCTTTTTCAGGCCAATCCCTCATACCGTTATTTACTGGGACTGGATATTTCGCGGATCAGCTCATCCCTTGGCTTGTTCGATCTGCAGCTTAACTGTTTATCCTCTGTACACTGGGAGATGAGTCCTGAGCTTTCGCCTGAACGCCTGATTGAACTTGTAGTAAAAGAAACAGCTATCCTGCTGCAAAAGCACCATATACAATATGAACAGTTATTAGGTTTGGGAATCGGGGCAGTCGGTCCGCTGGATTCAAAAACAGGGGTCATCCTGAAGCCAAAATATTTTTTGTCTGATGCCTGGAGCAGTGTGCCTATCTGCAGGCTGTTTGCAGAACGGATGCAGCTTCCGGTCAAGCTTGATAACGGGGCTAACACCGCATTATTGGCGGAGCACTGGGCACTCCGGGATGAAGCCTGCAAGAATATGCTGTATGTCCACGCAGGCGTTAATATCAGGTCATCCATTATGTCCGGGGGGCAGATTATCCGGGGCACTGCTGATACTGAGGGAGCCATCGGCCAGATGATCATTCAGACAGGCGGGCGGAGACTCGGGGAGACGGGAAATTACGGTGCACTCGAAGCCTATGTGTCCCTCCCTTCATTGGAGGAACGCATACAGTCCCAGCTGCGGATCGGCCGTGAAAGCTCTCTGCCGGCTGTTCCGCCTGAGCATATTACCTTTCCTGCTCTGCTCGAAGCCCTGGAACGTAATGACTCTTTTGTCCGGGAAATGTTCCTTGAAACAGCTTCCTACCTGGGCGTCGGGCTTGCCAATATGATTAACACGCTTCTTCCGGAATATGTTATTGTCGGCGGGGCACTCGTTAATGCTGATCCCCTGGTCTATGAAACAGCTGTAAACGTGGCACGGAAAAATATATTTGACTCCCCAAGCTATCATCCTGTATTCACTCCCGGTATTCTTAGAGAAGAAAGCGCTATGACTGGTGCAGCGCTTCAGCTTCTGCAGGATCTGGAGATATAA
- a CDS encoding chromate transporter, with protein sequence MNVRKKEKIIVLLQLFILFLKLGPSTFGGGYAMIAAIEREIVNKKGWLKPGEIGDMVSVAGSAPGGVAVNSAAFVGYKLAGVAGAVVAVFAITLPTFLIVLILSILGMLFQDVPKVAAALKGVHAAVVALIIVAAFKIGKASIMDIPTLLIAAITVLLLLFTPLHSFYLILGGPVAGVAIIAVKRVLGLSAQTEKQVKDQQPDLNYLEYYI encoded by the coding sequence ATGAACGTACGGAAAAAGGAAAAGATTATCGTTTTGCTGCAGTTATTCATCCTTTTTTTAAAACTGGGGCCTTCGACCTTCGGAGGCGGATATGCGATGATTGCAGCCATTGAGCGGGAGATTGTGAATAAAAAGGGCTGGCTGAAGCCGGGCGAGATCGGGGATATGGTTTCGGTCGCGGGTTCTGCCCCTGGAGGAGTCGCCGTTAACTCGGCTGCTTTTGTAGGGTATAAGCTGGCGGGTGTCGCGGGGGCCGTCGTTGCAGTATTTGCCATTACGCTGCCCACTTTTCTGATCGTGCTGATCCTGAGCATTTTAGGCATGCTGTTTCAGGACGTTCCCAAAGTTGCGGCTGCCCTCAAAGGTGTGCATGCTGCAGTGGTCGCTTTAATTATTGTGGCCGCTTTTAAAATAGGCAAGGCATCAATTATGGATATCCCCACGTTGCTGATCGCTGCTATCACTGTTCTGCTGCTGCTGTTCACACCGCTCCACTCCTTCTATCTGATCCTGGGCGGACCGGTTGCAGGAGTAGCGATTATTGCGGTCAAAAGGGTGCTTGGTCTTTCAGCCCAAACAGAAAAGCAGGTGAAGGACCAGCAGCCTGATTTGAATTATCTTGAATATTACATCTGA
- a CDS encoding chromate transporter yields MLLELFLLFLKVGLISFGGGYAVIALIQREITEKGWVTAGHFQELVAMAGMAPGSIATNTATLIGYSQMGLLGGAVSTIGIILPSLLIVILLTAFFLRMHSNNWVRSSFYGLRPIIAGLIAYAAIHFFIGSTEGDWLSWPALGMLLICGASLIAVIRYKIHPFAVILLSAVGGIVLF; encoded by the coding sequence ATGTTACTGGAATTATTTTTATTGTTCCTGAAGGTTGGATTGATCTCATTTGGCGGAGGGTATGCGGTGATTGCGCTGATTCAACGTGAAATTACTGAAAAAGGCTGGGTTACCGCAGGGCATTTTCAGGAGCTGGTTGCCATGGCGGGAATGGCCCCGGGCTCCATAGCAACCAATACAGCCACGCTGATCGGCTATTCGCAAATGGGTCTGTTGGGCGGAGCTGTTTCTACCATCGGCATTATTCTGCCGTCGCTCCTGATTGTCATCCTGCTGACGGCTTTTTTTCTGCGGATGCACAGCAATAACTGGGTACGGTCCTCTTTTTACGGATTACGTCCCATTATTGCCGGCCTCATCGCATATGCTGCCATTCATTTCTTCATAGGAAGCACAGAGGGGGACTGGCTGAGCTGGCCGGCCTTGGGGATGCTGCTGATTTGCGGGGCTAGTCTGATTGCGGTAATCCGGTATAAAATTCATCCGTTTGCAGTGATTCTCCTGTCGGCGGTAGGCGGAATTGTTTTGTTTTAA
- the lgt gene encoding prolipoprotein diacylglyceryl transferase, which translates to MLNPIAFSIGPLSVHWYGIIIGIGALLGLMFAIREGSRFGLAKEFFYDLLLIGLPSAIVGARIYYVAFEWDGYKNNLAEIFMIWHGGIAIYGALIGAVIAAVIYTKRKGYHFWRIADICAPGLITGQMIGRWGNFVNQEAHGGPVSQGFLENSLHLPSFIVKQMYIDGQYYHPTFLYESVWSLTGLILLLFLRRRRFLKAGELFMGYFIWYSIGRFYVEGVRTDSLSFAGPEWLADLLKALWSPVSFLGWGTMKAGENIRTSQLLAVLIILVAAAFIMVRRIGKSAVPYHSDIEREI; encoded by the coding sequence ATGCTGAACCCGATTGCTTTTTCCATAGGGCCGCTTTCAGTACACTGGTACGGGATCATTATTGGAATTGGTGCTCTTCTGGGGTTAATGTTTGCTATTCGTGAGGGAAGTCGGTTTGGGCTAGCAAAAGAATTTTTCTACGATCTGCTGCTGATTGGACTTCCCTCTGCCATAGTGGGTGCCAGAATCTATTACGTGGCTTTTGAGTGGGATGGCTATAAGAATAACCTGGCTGAAATATTCATGATCTGGCACGGCGGTATCGCGATTTACGGTGCGTTGATAGGTGCAGTAATTGCAGCGGTCATTTACACAAAGAGAAAAGGATATCATTTCTGGAGAATTGCCGACATTTGTGCACCCGGATTAATTACAGGGCAAATGATCGGGCGCTGGGGAAATTTTGTCAATCAGGAGGCCCACGGCGGTCCTGTTTCGCAGGGATTTCTTGAAAACAGTTTGCACTTGCCTTCTTTTATCGTGAAGCAGATGTACATAGACGGCCAGTACTACCATCCAACCTTTTTATATGAATCGGTATGGAGTTTAACCGGACTTATTCTGCTATTGTTCCTGCGGCGGAGACGCTTTCTGAAAGCTGGTGAACTCTTTATGGGTTATTTCATTTGGTACTCCATCGGACGCTTCTATGTAGAAGGAGTCCGTACAGACAGCCTGTCCTTTGCCGGACCGGAATGGCTTGCAGATCTGTTAAAAGCATTATGGAGCCCGGTAAGCTTCTTGGGCTGGGGGACGATGAAGGCAGGAGAAAATATCCGGACCTCGCAGCTGCTGGCGGTTCTCATTATCCTGGTTGCAGCAGCTTTTATAATGGTTAGACGGATAGGGAAATCCGCGGTACCGTATCATTCGGATATTGAACGGGAAATTTGA